From Senegalia massiliensis, a single genomic window includes:
- a CDS encoding DUF1576 domain-containing protein encodes MNRNLSIQIDKTENSIIKYVLLILPISFTISAFFLDDIDTIIKGLYSIMWSEDILLTDYLEIAGIGATLINSAIITFFNLFLLHKLKVPINGTAIAGVFIVAGFSFFGKNIFNVWPIYIGTFIYSVYQGRKYRSVIYISMFATALSPIVSQLSFGLGLPLIEGIVLGWLFGIGIGFIITPLSAHLVRAHDGYNIYNVGFTAGFIATVLIAVLRSYGLDISSQSILSSKYDIFLKVFLLSFSIILILIGYLLNKKTFKGYREIFEYSGRLVTDFILLIGIGNTFVNMGLMGVIAIIYVIISGGAINGPIVGGILTIIGFSAFGKHPKNTIPILLGVFAAGLLNIWHINSTVVIIAGLFSTTLAPIAGEYGPFAGFISGFLHLAVVMNVGVVHGGVNLYNNGFSGGIVASVLVPILDTFSKGD; translated from the coding sequence ATGAACAGAAATTTATCTATACAAATTGACAAAACCGAAAATTCTATAATAAAATATGTACTTTTAATTTTACCTATATCATTTACAATCTCGGCATTTTTTTTAGATGATATTGATACAATAATAAAAGGATTATATAGTATTATGTGGAGCGAAGACATACTCTTAACTGACTATTTAGAAATAGCTGGTATTGGCGCCACTTTAATAAATTCCGCAATAATAACATTTTTTAATTTATTTCTTCTACATAAATTAAAAGTACCTATAAATGGTACAGCTATTGCTGGTGTATTTATTGTTGCAGGATTCTCGTTTTTTGGCAAAAACATATTTAATGTTTGGCCAATATATATAGGAACTTTTATTTATTCAGTTTATCAAGGTAGAAAATATCGCTCTGTTATATATATATCAATGTTTGCTACAGCTCTTTCTCCAATTGTAAGTCAATTATCCTTTGGCCTTGGTCTCCCTCTCATAGAGGGAATTGTTTTAGGATGGCTTTTTGGAATAGGCATTGGTTTTATAATAACTCCACTTTCTGCCCATTTAGTTCGTGCACATGATGGTTACAATATTTATAATGTAGGCTTCACAGCAGGATTTATTGCTACCGTTCTTATAGCAGTACTTAGAAGTTATGGTTTAGATATCAGTAGCCAATCTATATTATCTTCAAAATATGATATTTTCTTGAAAGTTTTTTTACTTTCATTTTCTATAATACTAATATTAATAGGTTATTTATTAAATAAGAAAACGTTCAAAGGATATAGAGAAATATTCGAGTATTCAGGAAGACTAGTTACAGATTTTATTTTACTAATAGGAATAGGAAATACTTTTGTAAATATGGGACTTATGGGTGTAATTGCAATTATTTATGTTATAATATCTGGAGGAGCAATTAACGGTCCAATTGTAGGAGGAATTTTAACAATAATAGGTTTTTCTGCATTTGGTAAACATCCGAAAAATACTATACCAATATTACTTGGAGTATTTGCTGCAGGACTTCTAAATATTTGGCATATAAATTCAACAGTTGTTATAATTGCTGGGTTATTTAGTACAACACTTGCACCTATTGCTGGTGAATATGGTCCTTTTGCTGGATTCATAAGTGGATTTCTTCATCTAGCTGTAGTAATGAATGTTGGGGTAGTTCATGGGGGAGTAAATCTATATAACAATGGATTCTCTGGAGGAATTGTTGCATCTGTTCTTGTTCCTATATTAGATACATTTTCGAAAGGAGATTGA
- a CDS encoding spore coat associated protein CotJA, with protein sequence MDDKKYNEEYERPNYRLARAYVPYQKMCKVYDLKEALCKGTLFPELYMPYEIHNKKKRC encoded by the coding sequence ATGGACGATAAGAAATATAATGAAGAATATGAGAGACCAAATTATAGGTTAGCTCGTGCTTATGTGCCTTACCAGAAGATGTGTAAAGTATATGATTTAAAAGAGGCATTATGTAAAGGAACATTATTTCCTGAACTATATATGCCATATGAAATCCATAATAAAAAGAAAAGATGCTAA
- a CDS encoding spore coat protein CotJB, whose product MDSRQLELLEEIMQVSFGLVETNLYLDTHPADEKALMLHNTFSKKYRDLMKVYSREYGPLMYTGMSMCPWQYIDSPWPWDIEYKKCKWE is encoded by the coding sequence ATGGATTCTAGACAATTAGAATTATTAGAAGAGATTATGCAAGTAAGCTTTGGTTTAGTTGAAACAAATCTTTATCTTGATACTCACCCTGCAGATGAAAAGGCTTTAATGCTTCATAATACATTTTCAAAAAAATATCGTGATTTAATGAAAGTTTATTCTAGAGAATATGGACCATTAATGTATACGGGTATGAGTATGTGTCCTTGGCAATATATAGATTCACCTTGGCCTTGGGATATTGAATACAAAAAATGCAAATGGGAATAA